In one window of Osmia lignaria lignaria isolate PbOS001 chromosome 11, iyOsmLign1, whole genome shotgun sequence DNA:
- the LOC117603689 gene encoding uncharacterized protein LOC117603689 → MDWFENGTGHGVRRRLALCLLIVCVLSTATSADTNDTKDVWSGFSTGCSSTDAKNLSVSCYGVRIVRKIVQQLLEKSSKEPNIEIFDGVSLVEVPGSGPARKGRLMKGFGNMGTLVQFLEGRELRIKLPSILPQNIESALQESLPEYIELRKFILFSGRGGGGGGGGFGGGGGGKKGGGGGYMILALMMGKMMAALGFGALGLLAMKALMVSALALMLSLIVAVKKLASGHDSGGGHHVVYAQDVGHHHYRKKRSLGEEDHDLPYRGYAHLFADSRVL, encoded by the exons ATGGATTGGTTCGAGAACGGCACAGGGCACGGGGTACGCCGTCGTTTGGCCCTGTGTCTATTGATCGTCTGCGTGCTTTCCACCGCGACGTCCGCGGACACGAACGACACCAAGGATGTTTGGAGCGGATTCTCAACGGGATGTTCGAGCACGGATGCCAAGAATCTGTCCGTGTCCTGTTACGGTGTCAGGATCGTCAGGAAGATCGTCCAACAGCTGTTGGAGAAATCCAGCAAGGAGCCGAACATCGAGATATTCGACGGTGTCAGCCTGGTCGAGGTACCTGGTTCCGGACCGGCCAGAAAGGGAAGGCTGATGAAGGGATTCGGTAACATGGGCACGTTGGTGCAGTTCCTGGAGGGAAGGGAGCTGAGAATAAAGCTGCCCAGCATCTTGCCGCAGAACATCGAGAGCGCTCTTCAAGAGAGCCTGCCG GAGTACATCGAACTGAGGAAGTTTATTTTGTTTtcaggaagaggaggaggcggcggtggcggcggaTTCGGGGGCGGTGGCGGCGGAAAGAAGGGCGGCGGAGGTGGTTACATGATCTTGGCGCTGATGATGG GAAAAATGATGGCGGCTCTGGGATTCGGTGCTCTCGGTCTGCTAGCCATGAAAGCGTTAATGGTTTCCGCGCTGGCGTTGATGCTGTCGTTGATAGTCGCCGTGAAGAAGTTGGCCAGCGGCCATGACAGCGGCGGTGGCCACCACGTGGTGTACGCGCAGGACGTGGGTCATCACCACTACCGCAAGAAGAGATCTCTCGGGGAGGAGGACCACGATCTACCGTACAGAGGATACGCTCACCTGTTCGCCGATTCACGAGTGCTCTGA
- the LOC117603839 gene encoding uncharacterized protein LOC117603839 produces MKTIIVFLLISYLSACLANPLEKLDKISVLEQQSVTLTDRAKYEEELLRKLNSKCSQNDVSSCVMLKLVTYMNKLLKKASIELTDDIEIRKTSQASEEVITFEAGRSKDDESEVLDLVANKVYAFVKSRSIKWRILPEDDVVVSASEDENGSLNLGLSIERADNVPVQDGRGKKNNNMGPLIAAAVLKIGLIGGLAFKALALLVGKALLLSKIALLLAGIIGLKKLFSQQKHVTYEVVAHPHHSSSHTYSSDHGHGDSYSSGWARSFHGQSPISGQTDAHDLAYSAHAK; encoded by the exons ATGAAGACGATTATAGTATTCCTGTTGATCTCCTACCTGTCCGCGTGTCTGGCGAATCCGTTGGAGAAGCTCGACAAGATCAGCGTCCTCGAGCAGCAGTCTGTGACGCTAACGGATCGAGCGAAATACGAGGAGGAGTTGCTTCGTAAATTGAACTCCAAGTGCTCTCAGAACGACGTGAGTAGCTGTGTGATGCTGAAGCTTGTGACGTACATGAACAAACTGCTGAAGAAGGCGTCGATCGAGTTGACCGACGACATCGAGATCAGAAAAACTAGCCAAGCGTCCGAGGAGGTGATCACATTCGAAGCTGGTAGAAGCAAAGACGACGAATCCGAGGTCCTCGACCTTGTTGCGAACAAGGTGTACGCGTTCGTCAAGTCTAGAAGCATCAAATGGAGGATTCTTCCAGAAGACGACGTCGTTGTTTCCGCCTCAGAGGATGAAAATGGCTCGTTGAATCTAGGCCTGTCCATCGAACGAGCGGATAATGTTCCTGTTCAGGATG GTCGtgggaagaagaacaataacATGGGGCCGCTGATCGCTGCTGCGGTGCTGAAGATCGGTCTGATCGGTGGCTTGGCATTCAAGGCACTCGCACTGTTGGTCGGCAAGGCGCTTCTTCTCTCCAAGATCGCTCTCCTCCTGGCTGGTATAATCGGCCTGAAGAAATTGTTCTCGCAACAGAAGCACGTGACGTACGAAGTGGTCGCACACCCTCATCACAGCTCCAGCCATACCTACAGTTCGGACCATGGACACGGTGACAGTTACTCGAGCGGATGGGCCAGAAGTTTCCATGGTCAGAGCCCGATTTCCGGGCAAACGGACGCCCACGATTTAGCCTACTCGGCCCATGCTAAATGA